The following nucleotide sequence is from Cicer arietinum cultivar CDC Frontier isolate Library 1 chromosome 2, Cicar.CDCFrontier_v2.0, whole genome shotgun sequence.
NNNNNNNNNNNNNNNNNNNNNNNNNNNNNNNNNNNNNNNNNNNNNNNNNNNNNNNNNNNNNNNNNNNNNNNNNNNNNNNNNNNNNNNNNNNNNNNNNNNNNNNNNNNNNNNNNNNNNNNNNNNNNNNNNNNNNNNNNNNNNNNNNNNNNNNNNNNNNNNNNNNNNNNNNNNNNNNNNNNNNNNNNNNNNNNNNNNNNNNNNNNNNNNNNNNNNNNNNNNNNNNNNNNNNNNNNNNNNNNNNNNNNNNNNNNNNNNNNNNNNNNNNNNNNNNNNNNNNNNNNNNNNNNNNNNNNNNNNNNNNNNNNNNNNNNNNNNNNNNNNNNNNNNNNNNNNNNNNNNNNNNNNNNNNNNNNNNNNNNCAGAAGTTCAGGTATGGAAATTGTGATTTGTTTTTAGGTTTTTGTATATTGAATGATGGTGCTTATACTTCTTGTGTTTAGCTAAGTAGTAAAATTGTGTTggtaatagaaaaataatatttttaggatttaattcatatatactGACAATAAGAGATTATAATTGTCAATAGatcattaaaaatgtttgaCTTCAATTGTATATCATACTTATAAAGTCATATTACAATAAGAGattatcaaaataatctctttctttgtaaatttaattcatatatatacaGAGATGGTATAAAGATTCTTACACTCTATGTCAATCACAATTGTTggatcaataaaaatatttgactttaatcATATCTAGATTAAAAGTCATACAAAAatgatttgtgattggtttgcATTGTATAAAGTTTTAGACCTACAAGTATCAAACAAAATTCATCTCTTTGTTCATAATGTAAAACTTTTTGAGAgtgtatcaaaattaaactcatgTTTATGAAGGAGgtttagtttagtttttttattgaacTTGTTGGTTTAGGTATTTGAATTTTAACTAGTTCTCAGGCATGCTTTGGGATTTGAATAATACTGTGTTATTTACTGTTGTGGGTTTAGGATCTACCAATGTCGACTCATTTGATTATAAATTGTATTGCTGCACTAAGTATGAATAATATGACTGATATATCgtacttatttatatatatggttGATTTTCTTGTGTTGGTGAGTTATTCAATATCTGTGATACTTCTTGTGAATATTGGCTCAAAATTATACCTGTTTCTTGTTAGTATGATATTTGTTTCtgtcttttcattttctttatgaATGTAATAAATAAGGAATTTGATAAGTGTTGTTGCTGGAAAGGTTGAAGGCATGGAAGTTGGACTTACATTGGGATTGAAGAACCAAGAAGGATCTTTGGATCTCAAACTTAAGGACTGTGATTCTAATGTTAAGGATGTTTTCATAAAATTGGATGGAGGTGCATCTTGGCTTTATCAAGGGTATGACAATAACCATATTAGATTCTACCTCATTTCATATTCGTGTATTCTTTTGTTGCCTTAGAATGTGTCTGTCTTTCCTCTTTTTATGTATAGCCTCATCTATATACCAGTATTGTCAAATAGTGGCTATAATGGCGTTATACctagcagaatttgaacaaattactATCGTTAGAGTTACActatttaatacaaatttttgtCAAATAGCTATAGCAGCGCTATAGCATTGTAGTGTAATAAAATTTGAGCAAACTGTTATTTTCCGCGATCCACGGTTGACAACATTCCTATATACATACTACATTATCACTTTTATTTGGTAGTAAATAATGTTATGGTGTTTTGacttttagtttttattcatATCTAACAGGATTGTTGATGCTTTTGAAGGGATAATTGAATCAGCGGTCAAAAATGCTATCACCAAGAAACTTGGAAAAGGGATTTCAAAGCTTGATTCATATTTGAAGAGCCTTCCAAAGGAGGTTCCGGTTGATGATCACTCTTCCTTGAATGTAACTTTTGTCAACGATGTTTTACTAAGTGACTCGTCAGTTGGATTTCAAACAAATGGGTTGTTTATAGAAAGAAATGGTTCCCTACCTATTCTTAACCTCTTCCATAAGAATACAAAACTTCCAATTCTATGCACCAATTTGTCCAAAATGCTAGCAATCACTTTAGACGAGGCTGTTTTCAACTCTGCATCAGCCTTGTATTATGATGTAAGTTTGGATGTTTGGTCACAGTCTTAAACAGTGTTTGAAAAACCAAACTATAGATAGCTCAACCAGTTAAGCCTTTAACATGGTTTGGTTATTTTGCTGATTTGGTCTCCATTTCGAGCAATTTATGATGGTCGAACCATGACTCGGCGGTCTTATCGTTTTGATGTCCGATTCGgtttttaaaacattagtttGAAAGcatgaattttcttaaaatattttgttttctatgCCATTTGTTTGGATTAGTGTCAAATGAGAAATCGGTTCGATGTTCAGGCAAAGTTTATGCATTGGATTGTGGACCAAATACCAGATCAATCGCTATTGAACACTGCAGGATGGAGATTTATCATTCCCCAGCTGTACAAGAAATACCCAAATCATAAAATGAACTTGAACATATCTTTTTCTTCTCCTCCACTTGTGGAGATTTCAAATCATAAAGCCGGTGCTAACGTATTTGTAGACTTAACAATCGATGTTTTGGAAGAAGATAAAGTAATACCAGTGGCATGTATCTCATTGGTAGgatctttgatatatttaattaacttcATTTTTTGACCTAAtctatgtgttttttttttggacCTGACTTCACTGCATTTGGAAATCCCGCATTCACATTTCACGCATTTGGAGCATCGGTGGTCATTCGATCTAGATCAGATGATTGTGATTGAAactcaatattttgaattataaaatgGAAAAGAAAATGTTTGCACCTTTTTGGACCATCAAATCAAGACCGGGCGACTATCGATGTCTCAAATGTGTGTATTTAGTGAATGCAGGAAATCCAAATTCTTGTATTTAAACTGTTTTTTCTATCACCATTCTTATTATGAGACTCTGACTACATATTCATTTGGTGTTACTAATactttaatgttattattttaattatgatgaATTCTATGATTGTTGATCTTTTAGAGTGACCATTATTGCTATATGACACTGTTTGCACAGGTGATTCAAGCTTCAGGGTTGGTCAAAATAAATGGAAACAACCTTGTAGGTGCTGTCAGATTGGATGACTTTGGAATGTCATTGAAATGGAGCAACGTTGGCAATCTGCGAATGTACCTTATTCAGGTGCCTTTATATTGTATATGTAATATAACACCTAGAGTTTAATGATTATGTATTGACaaagttaaaagtaattatgCAACATTCAATCATATCTCATCATAGATTCACATTATAATATTGcttcttaaaatatatatacaattatttatacAGGGAGATATAATTTGATTGGATACCTTTGTTTATATAACATATGTAATGTAACAGAGTTTAATAACTATGTACTagcaaagaaaaaaattagtcaTCCAATTATATATCATCATGTTGtaatattacttttgaaaatatCTTTACTTACCTacataatgaaatataattggataaaaattatattcatccAATTATATATCATCatgttatttgaaaatattttttcttaccTACATGATGAAATATAATTAGATATCTGTGTAAAACTTTATGTTTTGTGTGTTATTATTGAGGGTGTGTAACGTGTTTTCCTTTTCACCTGCAGCCGGCTATGTGGGCTATTATCGAAACCGTGTTCTTGCCGTATGCAAATGAACATCTCGGTAAAGGGTTACCTTTGCCGATCATTCACGGTTTCACCTTACAAGATGCAGAGATAATCTTGTCGATGTCAAGTGTCGCAGTTTGCAGTGACGTAGCGTATACTGAATCAAATGAGCATTTCGTAAAATTGATTGAGtagataaacattttttttaatgcactGTAAATATTTCAAATCAGAAATCAAGATGGTAAGTCACCTTGTGCAATCTTGTGTTTTTTGTTAATTGTTTAGGTAATGGGATAACCATCACACCTAGACGTACAGAATATTACAAACCAGTGAAATACATGTGCATTTTGCACAGGTCCTTTAGATAGTTAGTCATATTTAAGTTGAAAATTACTAAACAATTATCGCAATTTTTTAAACTAACTCATTTTGAACTGGTTTAgtgtttaatttgattaaaaaacaatatataactTTGATTAGTGATAGACCATCTTCTAAcaagaaaaacatttttttagtatatagtatttaaagtaaattataatttgtgtattaagataaatatttattttttaattgtatcatctaattaatattatgtgtatcattttttaagttattatttttcaatttacattTAGGATAATATGATTACATCCATGATTAGCAAGAGTTATTGATTGTCAAAACAATAAGAGTAGTTTCATAAAATCACCGTCCTCTTTTAGTTATCATCTTTTTTCAGTTTTTATGAAATAGTCAAATATAGCAATCACTGTGAAAGGAAGAGAGTAATAATAGAGTCCTATAGTAGTTTAATGCATGtgatcataaaataattttcaatcataatcatcacccaaaaaaataatagagaTGTAATCAGAAaccgttaaaaataaaaacaaaactactGAACCAGCTTAAAACTAAATACTTCTCTCAAGGTTAAATTTTTACTTGCTGAAAAGTAGTTTCTGTAAATGATAGACACGCATAAAATTCACATCACACCTATTtagttttatattgttttttttaaggtttaaaaCAATGATTAATCGTTGTGATTGAGAAGTTTTTTAATGAACAGATATTGGTGCTAAGCTTGTGTAGGAGACAAAAACAAGCAAATCATTAGAATGGTTTATAGAATAAATAGAAATGTGTTTGAATTCTTCAGGTGTTAAAATAGTAAATGTCTGTGTCATCCCAAACCACCAAACTAGGGGGAGGTGTGTTTTGGCTTCCTTATTACTCATTTCATTTCAATCCGTTCATAACTGAAAAAGCTCCTAACTTGTTTATAGGTCTTTTACCATTCACCTCTATTCATTCCTAACCTAAATATGATTGAAAACTAACATaagaaatttattaataatttccATAGTCCAAATCATTCATGATGTTACAGATGCAAGATTGAAAAGCTTATATCCAACCACAAATAACAATGACAGTCAAATTATTCATGGAAAAAAGATTGCAGCTATGAGGTATTCTAAACTACTAATTTGCTTATTTAGCCGTTTGAGAAGCCTCAGAAGTCTTCGCTTCTATGGGACATTGGGATACATATGGTTTGAGCTGCATAAAAGACGAAAGGCATAAATCAGTAATAGTGAAAGATATAAACTCTAGTCCAACATCAACTGACACCCGATATTGACAAATGTGATTACATTCAATtgattcattttctcaaattattatggGTGTCGACGTGTCAGTGTCAATATTGTGTCTGTGCTTCATAAGAAGGGAGGACTTCAGAAAGTGGAAGTGGAAGGAACAATAGTCCTTTATCTTGTATGGAAAagtttttttatctataaaacTAAAAGCCAATGTATCTTGTATGGAAGGGTTTTGGAAGGACTTTAACAGACTCTCAAATCAGTTTCCTCTTTTTTTAATtctgttaacaaaataaataaatattaattataagcaCTAAGCCACTAACATCCCTTCTCCTTTCAAGATCTTCTCCGAAACAAGATGAGATATTCCCCTCCCTGTCCCTCCTTTCAGATCACTACTATAGCAGACATTTTAAGCTAGACCATGTCCCCACATAAACAAAAACAAGTACTTTAtaagaaaaaagagagaataCGATGCAATGAAACAGAATAACAACATGACTAGAATCAAACATCTTGGTTCTTGCTATTCTGCAGTTAAAACAACAAAGCTGAAGCAGAAGCAGAGTACCAATGGAAGGTTTTCCATGTAGATGTTGACTCGGTAAACAAGTAGAAAGAAGACAAGAAAATACAGTAATGAGATTAAATGAGTGGAAGACGCAAACCTTAAAACCAGTCAAATCAGGAACAACATAGTTTGGTAACTTTTCCTGCAATATCACATACCCACCTGCAATAATTTGCAGGATTGCATTCAAAATAATggtataaaaatacattaatataagCCTGTAGCTTagcaaattatattttattacattaCAAAATCTAAAATGTTCTTCATGGTTAGACAAAACAGCATAGAAAAGCAACCCTGAGTTTTCTACATTTGCCTTGAATAATGGTTCTAGTGTTTTATAAAGTCAATTTAGTAACTATGGACATCCAGAACATGAGAAGCAACACAAATTATTACAAGGTCTGCAACATTCTAAAGTGGGGCATGGAAATGCAAGTAATTTCTTTCAACAAAAGCAAAAATAGATAAGGACTATCAGCCCTCAGAAAGATGAAGTGAAACACAAGTATCTTTCCCACAGAGCAGTCATCACAGAaaagtaaaacataaaaccaaacaaatttaaaaaacattggAATTCCATACTGTTAACATTTCATGTTTCAGGCTTTAGTTTCATGATATTAGAGTATTATTACACCTTTCACGTAATATGTTGCAATGCAAGGATCGGTGAACACTCCAtcttatattcatattttagaaTTGATGTGTAATGGACATCTTATGCAAGAATTGGattatgattttattaattGCCTAAAGAAAATTATACCCAAATTAGTTTAATGATGAAAAGGAAATCAAAGATACAAGCAATAAGCTTCAGTTTCATCTAATCTTGCCcagttaatattatttacataataacataaataaaaaagcaaGTACAATGAATtgtgaaattgaaattgaatcaAAATGTAGAATGTGAATATTTAACATAATCAATACGAAAATAAGACTATACAAACCTAAAATTATTTATCCCATTAGATATACATACACGTTGTAAATAATGTTTTTCAGTGCATGAAATATCTATAGCTTAAGGGCATTTTAGAGATTGAATTTATCTATTCAAAGTGAGATCAAATGCAACTTCATTAGCTTCAGTAATGAATGCATGCGAGTAGCCAGTACattgatattatatttctttagatTAAAATGGCTATTTTGAATGACCTTGAAGATAATGTTCAGCAATATTAGCCTATTAATTATGCCCCTTATATTTGACTTTGAGCTTTGGCCACTTCAGCAACAGTTCATTTGGTTTCCAAAGAGCTTTACCATTAACTAACAAATGCCGACTCCTCAAAGATATTCAGAGGAAACAAagatatataaacaaaaaaatcataacttgGTAAATATAGTACAATAAACTGCAGAATGATACTGACAGGCTACGTAATATGCTAATTTAGAAAATTGCAGTGAAAGCAATGTCCATAAATAAGGGGGTAAAGTGCATTGACCCATGAAAAAGACACAAGTTTCACTGgaaaacattttaatatttatcaaacaGTGAACCCCTCCTTATAATTATAACAATCGATAAGATCCAAATCAGCAGATCCGGTCTCAACATTCTCTTaaaccaaaattttcaaacttaaGTTAGTAATTTGGCTAATCTAATCAGCAAACATCATCAATCAAGACAAAGCACCTTCCTGAAGGCATTCAGCATTTTGATTCTCTACTTGGATGATGatcatcataataataatataataataataataataataataataataataataataataataataatagtaaaaaaatcaacaaacaataattaataattggTAACCAGTAAGGACAATCAACAAATGAACAAATCTGCCCCAATTGTTCCAAAACAGAATATGGCATGCAATCTAGTAACTGATAGAGTCCAGAGATAGTGATAAACTATTGGACTAGTACAAATGTGTATTCTAATTCTATAGTTTAAGTTCAAATGCTccttaaaacaaacaaaaacagATGAAACGACGACTTCAGTTGAAGAAACAAACCTTTGCGAGTGTGGAAACCAGTGGGCTGGCAGTTCTTTCCCTTGTAGTAACCTCGAGGAGCACGTTTTGGTGACAGAATATCAAGTGTCGATGCTCTCTTCCTTCGAAATGTCCTTCCTATTCCTAAAATTAGCCCCAGAGGCATCTTCTTCTATGAGAGACAGAACAAATCAATAATCACCAACTGCGAGCACAGATACGTCGCAATCAAATAACGTAATTTACACATATAATATCAGTAATAACCAATAATCAAAAGAAGTAGCATATAAATTTTTCCTCATAACATGACATGCACGTGCATTAAACAGAATAAAATAGCATGTTTAAGTCATAACTCAACTGACAAAAATGTCGATATTATTAGATTAGACATCATGTCTCAGATTTGAACCCAAGACCTTGTCAGTTGTGTGTGAGTTTCTGGTAGTATTTATATGATCTCATCAACAAACCCAAAACAAAATACCTGTTTAAACACGGGCTCTAAAAACACCGATCAAGTCTAGCCCTATGAAAGGATGAGTAATTGATGTGCCAGGCGAGCTCTACGAGGTTATTGATATGAAAATAATGTTGAAGaacacaaaaacaaatataatattataaataatttcatcaTATATGAAAAACTGAGTTGAGGGGGGAAATGTAGCTTTGACTGAAAAGAGTTTCTGTTGGAATCAATGAAATTGGTTTTCTTAGTCCTTACCAAATGCAAAAAACAATCAATCAAACAGAATGAGTCGAAAGAAACATGAAGAAATCAAAATATAGAATATGAATAATTGACATAATCAATACTAAACTGATTTATCTcataaatatacatatacattcTGAGACTACAATTGGAGAAGAAaacaatgaagaagaaaatggaGCACCATAGTCATGGCAAGAGAGAAGAAGAATACCTAAAATAGAGAAAACGAGGTTGGCCGGAATGAGTGGTGAGAGAGAGAGGGAATGAAAGGTTGTTGCGAGTAGAGAGAaatggtttagggtttcagaCTTTAACACTGTGTTTGGTATGCGAGAGAGATTACAAAGAAACGCACTATTTCTCACGTTTGGTTGAGAcgtgatttaatttaataattaataaactgcaaaatattattaagttccttatttgattaaatttactattaatatataagaaaaaaaaatatgctataaaaattacaatattatctatttaaaatgtagtattttattttatttaggaaCTCAATAGTTTTGTTGAGTACTAGGGAGTGAGTAAACCTTATCTTCCCCAAACACACAACACTGATCATCAGTGTCTCAATACAGTTTCCAAAACCCACTCTAAACCCTTTCCTCTATTCTCTCCACCATGACAATCCTTCCACTTCGAAATTTCACCATCCAAATGCAAATCTCTCTCACAAATTCCCCTTTCAAACCCCCTAAATTCTTTCCATTTCACAACCCCATTTTCTCACCAAAACAACCCAACCACCATATTTCGTTGCAAGTCGTCAATTCCATTAAAGGTTCATCAGGTTATTTATCCGAAATCAGCAAAGCAATCGATTACGAGGAACAGTACCGTGTGGCACGCTCACAGGTTAACCGTAAAGGTTTGGTGGACTTGGAAGGTTATTCCATTGAAGGAGTTTCGATTGGTGGACATGAGACGTGTATTGTAATTCCTGAATTTAAGTGTGCTTTTGATATTGGAAGGTGCCCAACTAGAGctattcatcaaaattttgtttttat
It contains:
- the LOC101506155 gene encoding putative BPI/LBP family protein At1g04970, which codes for MSPFFLLLLLISSLNLGHAQSQPKNQAFISMLITQNGLDFVKQLLVEKAISSLISLQLPNIEKSTKIPLMGNVYLVLSNITMYRMDVPFSNVKPKETGIFILASGVSCNLSMNWYYSYSTWLGPVRISDHEVQVEGMEVGLTLGLKNQEGSLDLKLKDCDSNVKDVFIKLDGGASWLYQGIVDAFEGIIESAVKNAITKKLGKGISKLDSYLKSLPKEVPVDDHSSLNVTFVNDVLLSDSSVGFQTNGLFIERNGSLPILNLFHKNTKLPILCTNLSKMLAITLDEAVFNSASALYYDAKFMHWIVDQIPDQSLLNTAGWRFIIPQLYKKYPNHKMNLNISFSSPPLVEISNHKAGANVFVDLTIDVLEEDKVIPVACISLVIQASGLVKINGNNLVGAVRLDDFGMSLKWSNVGNLRMYLIQPAMWAIIETVFLPYANEHLGKGLPLPIIHGFTLQDAEIILSMSSVAVCSDVAYTESNEHFVKLIE
- the LOC101506488 gene encoding uncharacterized protein; this encodes MPLGLILGIGRTFRRKRASTLDILSPKRAPRGYYKGKNCQPTGFHTRKGGYVILQEKLPNYVVPDLTGFKLKPYVSQCPIEAKTSEASQTAK